In the Candidatus Methylomirabilota bacterium genome, one interval contains:
- a CDS encoding TRAP transporter small permease, giving the protein MTTSAPKWKRHADALLGVVAAAILFAMMALTVVDVVARYVFSRPLRGAFEITELMLLVLIFAGLPLVSFADEHAVMDFIDRLLGPRSQGWLERFVQLVNGAFMLLLTWLVWRKADRIWAYRDATDVLRIVYGPFVYFMAVTLALAGVIHLYKVIERR; this is encoded by the coding sequence GTGACCACGTCCGCGCCGAAGTGGAAGCGCCACGCCGACGCGCTCCTCGGCGTGGTCGCCGCCGCGATTCTCTTCGCCATGATGGCCCTCACGGTGGTGGACGTGGTAGCGCGCTACGTCTTCAGCCGCCCGCTGCGGGGTGCCTTTGAGATCACCGAGCTGATGCTGCTCGTGCTGATCTTCGCGGGGCTGCCCCTCGTCTCCTTCGCCGACGAGCACGCCGTCATGGATTTCATCGACCGCCTCCTCGGCCCGCGCTCGCAGGGCTGGCTGGAGCGCTTCGTCCAGCTCGTGAATGGCGCCTTCATGCTCCTGCTCACCTGGCTCGTGTGGCGCAAGGCCGACCGCATCTGGGCCTATCGGGACGCCACCGACGTGCTCCGCATCGTGTACGGGCCCTTCGTGTACTTCATGGCCGTCACCCTCGCGCTGGCCGGGGTGATCCACCTGTACAAGGTGATCGAGCGCCGGTGA